The proteins below are encoded in one region of Streptomyces sp. NBC_00490:
- a CDS encoding phosphotransferase family protein: MTTAPRPRTSTRDPEDIARRLTAWLGTRLPGAKAVGVTVPASNGMSSETLLFDIEHPEPPLRACALRLAADPAAYTVFPVYDMVRQYRTMRVVGEHSDLPVPKVLWLEEDPGPLGAPFFVMERVEGRVPPDVMPYTYEGNWLHAAGDAERELLEASSVGLLARLHDQVPLREAHFLELPGEGDALRRHVAAQRAYYAWVVDGLARSPLIEDAFDRLEHLWPADPGPTVLNWGDARIGNVVYDGFEPAAVLDWEMAALAPREVDLGWTIYLHRFFQDLTVGFGQRGLPDFFRRDRVETRYARLTGHTPRDMDFHTLYAALRHAVVMLRVAYRQVHFGEAVVPADPDTLILHHGSLRAMVQGSYWD, translated from the coding sequence ATGACGACGGCGCCTCGCCCGCGCACCAGCACCCGCGACCCGGAGGACATCGCCCGCCGCCTCACCGCCTGGCTCGGCACCCGCCTGCCCGGCGCCAAGGCCGTCGGCGTCACCGTCCCCGCCTCCAACGGCATGTCCAGCGAGACCCTGCTCTTCGACATCGAGCACCCCGAACCCCCGCTGCGCGCCTGCGCGTTGCGGCTCGCGGCGGACCCGGCGGCGTACACGGTCTTCCCGGTGTACGACATGGTCCGCCAGTACCGCACGATGCGCGTCGTGGGGGAGCACTCGGATCTGCCCGTGCCGAAGGTGCTGTGGCTGGAGGAGGACCCGGGCCCGCTCGGCGCACCGTTCTTCGTCATGGAGCGCGTCGAGGGGCGGGTGCCGCCGGACGTCATGCCGTACACGTACGAGGGCAACTGGCTGCACGCGGCCGGCGACGCGGAGCGCGAGCTCTTGGAGGCGTCCTCGGTAGGCCTGTTGGCCCGGCTCCACGACCAAGTTCCCCTGAGAGAGGCCCATTTCCTCGAGCTGCCCGGCGAGGGCGACGCGCTGCGCCGCCACGTGGCAGCCCAACGCGCCTACTACGCATGGGTCGTTGACGGCCTCGCCCGCTCACCGCTCATCGAGGACGCCTTCGACCGGCTGGAGCACCTCTGGCCCGCCGATCCGGGCCCGACCGTCCTCAACTGGGGTGACGCGCGCATCGGAAACGTCGTCTACGACGGATTCGAGCCCGCGGCCGTCCTCGACTGGGAGATGGCGGCACTCGCCCCGCGCGAGGTGGACCTCGGCTGGACGATCTACCTGCACCGCTTCTTCCAGGACCTGACGGTCGGCTTCGGACAGCGCGGCCTGCCGGACTTCTTCCGCCGCGACCGGGTCGAGACGCGCTACGCCCGACTGACCGGCCACACACCCCGGGACATGGACTTCCACACGCTGTACGCCGCCCTGCGGCACGCCGTCGTCATGCTGCGTGTCGCCTATCGGCAGGTGCATTTCGGTGAGGCCGTCGTCCCGGCGGACCCGGACACACTGATCCTGCACCATGGCAGCCTGCGAGCCATGGTGCAGGGCAGCTACTGGGATTGA
- a CDS encoding acyl-CoA dehydrogenase family protein yields MPDRAPQPVDRQLPTDEARELISLVRDIAQGEIAPKAAEEEDAGRFPREVFTLLSRSGLLGLPYDSEYGGGDQPYEVYLQVLEELAAARLTVGLGVSVHTLASYALAAYGTKEQRTEHLPAMLGGGLLGAYCLSEASSGSDAASLRTKAVRDGDDWVITGTKAWITHGGIADFYTVMARTGEEGARGITAFLVPGDAEGLSGAVPEKKMGMKGSPTAQVHLDGVRVPDGRRIGEEGQGFAIALAALDSGRLGIAACAIGVAQAALDHAVAYATERRQFGKPIADFQGLRFMLADMATQIEAGRALYLAAARLRDAGRPFAKQAAMAKLHCTDTAMKVAVDAVQVLGGYGYTADFPVERYMREAKVLQIVEGTNQIQRMVIARHLAGPETR; encoded by the coding sequence ATGCCCGACCGCGCCCCGCAGCCGGTGGATCGTCAACTGCCCACGGACGAGGCCCGGGAGCTGATCTCGCTCGTCCGCGACATCGCGCAGGGGGAGATCGCCCCGAAGGCGGCCGAGGAGGAGGACGCCGGACGCTTCCCGCGTGAGGTGTTCACCCTCCTGTCGCGGTCCGGACTGCTCGGACTGCCCTACGACTCGGAGTACGGCGGCGGCGACCAGCCCTACGAGGTCTACCTCCAGGTCCTCGAGGAACTCGCCGCGGCCCGCCTGACCGTCGGTCTCGGCGTCAGCGTGCACACGCTCGCCTCCTACGCGCTCGCCGCCTACGGCACCAAGGAACAGCGGACCGAGCATCTGCCCGCGATGCTCGGCGGCGGACTCCTCGGCGCGTACTGCCTCTCCGAGGCCTCCTCCGGCTCGGACGCCGCGAGCCTGCGCACCAAGGCCGTGCGGGACGGTGACGACTGGGTGATCACGGGTACCAAGGCCTGGATCACGCATGGCGGAATCGCCGACTTCTACACCGTCATGGCGCGCACCGGCGAGGAGGGCGCCCGCGGGATCACCGCCTTCCTCGTGCCCGGTGACGCCGAGGGGCTGAGCGGGGCGGTGCCGGAGAAGAAGATGGGCATGAAGGGCTCGCCCACCGCTCAGGTCCACCTCGACGGCGTCCGCGTCCCCGACGGCCGGCGCATCGGCGAGGAGGGGCAGGGCTTCGCGATCGCCCTGGCCGCGCTCGACTCCGGGCGGCTCGGCATCGCGGCCTGTGCGATCGGTGTGGCGCAGGCGGCGCTGGACCACGCGGTGGCGTACGCGACCGAGCGACGGCAGTTCGGCAAGCCGATCGCCGACTTCCAGGGGCTGCGCTTCATGCTCGCCGACATGGCGACCCAGATCGAGGCGGGCCGCGCGCTGTACCTGGCGGCGGCGCGGCTGCGGGACGCAGGCCGGCCCTTCGCCAAGCAGGCCGCGATGGCCAAGCTGCACTGCACCGACACCGCGATGAAGGTCGCCGTCGACGCCGTGCAGGTCCTCGGCGGTTACGGCTACACCGCGGACTTCCCGGTCGAGCGCTACATGCGCGAGGCCAAGGTCCTCCAGATCGTCGAGGGCACCAATCAGATCCAGCGGATGGTCATCGCCCGTCACCTAGCGGGTCCGGAGACGCGCTGA
- a CDS encoding glycoside hydrolase family 18 protein, with the protein MHDSPRPRARFRALVSAACCAVLGAGLLAGAGAATAEPAARPAVKAGSKVVGYFTEWGTYDRKYYVRNIETSGSAARLTHINYAFGNVTGGKCAMGDSYAATERTYTAAESVDGVADTWDQPLRGTFNQLRELKKKHPGLKVIWSFGGWTWSSGFGEAAKNPAAFAQSCYDLVENSKWADVFDGIDIDWEYPNACGNTCDTSGRAAFKNLMSALRAKFGSGNLVTAAITADATPGGKIDAADYAGAAQYVNWYNPMTYDYFGAWAATGPTAPHSPLTSYSGIPQAGYYTSATIAKLKGLGVPASKLLLGLGFYGRGWTGVTQSAPGGTATGPAAGTYEAGFEDYKVLKSKCPATGTVGGTAYAKCGNNWWSYDTPSTIATKMAYKNQQGLGGTFFWELSGDTAGGELIKAIN; encoded by the coding sequence ATGCACGACTCCCCTCGTCCCCGCGCCCGGTTCCGGGCGCTCGTGTCCGCCGCGTGTTGCGCGGTCCTCGGCGCCGGACTGCTCGCCGGCGCGGGCGCCGCGACCGCCGAACCCGCGGCGAGACCCGCGGTGAAGGCCGGCTCCAAGGTCGTCGGCTACTTCACCGAATGGGGCACCTACGACCGCAAGTACTACGTCAGGAACATCGAGACCTCCGGCTCCGCGGCGAGGCTCACGCACATCAACTACGCCTTCGGCAACGTCACCGGCGGCAAGTGCGCGATGGGCGACTCCTACGCGGCCACCGAGCGGACCTACACCGCCGCCGAGTCCGTGGACGGTGTCGCCGACACCTGGGACCAGCCGCTGCGCGGCACCTTCAACCAGCTGCGTGAGCTGAAGAAGAAGCACCCGGGCCTGAAGGTCATCTGGTCCTTCGGCGGCTGGACCTGGTCGAGCGGCTTCGGCGAGGCCGCGAAGAACCCGGCCGCGTTCGCGCAGTCCTGCTACGACCTGGTCGAGAACTCGAAGTGGGCCGATGTCTTCGACGGCATCGACATCGACTGGGAGTACCCGAACGCCTGCGGCAACACCTGTGACACCAGCGGCCGGGCGGCCTTCAAGAACCTGATGTCGGCGCTGCGGGCCAAGTTCGGCTCCGGCAACCTGGTCACCGCCGCGATCACGGCGGACGCCACCCCGGGTGGCAAGATCGACGCGGCGGACTACGCGGGCGCGGCGCAGTACGTCAACTGGTACAACCCGATGACCTACGACTACTTCGGCGCCTGGGCGGCGACCGGGCCGACGGCCCCGCACTCGCCGCTCACCTCGTACAGCGGTATCCCCCAGGCGGGCTACTACACATCGGCGACCATCGCGAAGCTCAAGGGCCTCGGTGTCCCGGCCTCGAAGCTGCTGCTCGGCCTCGGCTTCTACGGGCGCGGCTGGACCGGCGTCACCCAGTCGGCACCGGGCGGCACGGCGACCGGCCCGGCGGCGGGGACGTACGAGGCGGGCTTCGAGGACTACAAGGTGCTCAAGTCGAAGTGCCCGGCGACCGGCACAGTGGGTGGCACGGCGTACGCCAAGTGCGGGAACAACTGGTGGAGTTACGACACCCCGTCGACGATCGCCACGAAGATGGCGTACAAGAACCAGCAGGGGCTGGGCGGCACGTTCTTCTGGGAGCTGAGCGGGGACACCGCGGGCGGTGAGCTGATCAAGGCGATCAACTAG
- a CDS encoding TetR/AcrR family transcriptional regulator, translating into MNISQQRDGARPKARGTDRSVARRAELIAIGRRLFADTSYDALSMDDIARQAHVAKGLIYYYFQSKRGYYLAIIQDSVADLVTFAASGLQLPQVDRVQRTIDSYLRFAEHNQAAYRTVVSGGVGFDAEVHAIRDSVREAIVATIADGAYGRTDISPLARMGLFAWVCSVEGATLDWIDRPAQLTRDTMRELLVKTLGATMRAIEELDPDYPAPAPARRDT; encoded by the coding sequence TTGAATATCAGCCAGCAGCGTGACGGCGCTCGTCCCAAGGCGCGCGGTACTGATCGTTCGGTTGCCCGCCGAGCCGAACTCATCGCGATCGGGCGGAGGTTGTTCGCCGACACGTCCTACGACGCGCTCTCGATGGACGACATCGCCCGCCAGGCGCATGTCGCCAAAGGGCTGATCTACTACTACTTCCAGTCCAAGCGCGGCTACTACCTGGCCATCATCCAGGACTCCGTCGCCGACCTGGTCACCTTCGCGGCGAGCGGCCTCCAGCTGCCCCAGGTGGACCGGGTCCAGCGCACGATCGACAGCTATCTGCGCTTCGCCGAGCACAACCAGGCCGCGTACCGCACCGTCGTCAGCGGCGGGGTCGGCTTCGACGCCGAGGTGCACGCCATCCGGGACAGCGTGCGTGAGGCGATCGTCGCCACCATCGCCGACGGGGCGTACGGACGGACCGACATCTCACCGCTGGCCCGCATGGGCCTGTTCGCCTGGGTGTGCAGCGTCGAGGGCGCCACGCTCGACTGGATCGACCGCCCGGCCCAGCTCACCCGCGACACCATGCGCGAACTCCTGGTGAAGACGCTCGGCGCCACCATGCGCGCGATCGAGGAACTGGACCCCGACTACCCGGCCCCCGCCCCGGCCCGCCGGGACACCTGA
- a CDS encoding SCO1431 family membrane protein, with protein MTANSATATRVRTGGPKEDGPKALEHVMGWTLVVVVAMLVAQLGLL; from the coding sequence ATGACTGCGAACTCAGCCACCGCCACCCGTGTCCGCACCGGCGGGCCCAAGGAAGACGGCCCGAAGGCCCTCGAGCACGTCATGGGCTGGACCCTCGTCGTGGTGGTCGCGATGCTCGTGGCCCAGCTCGGTCTGCTGTGA